In Janibacter sp. CX7, a single genomic region encodes these proteins:
- a CDS encoding glycosyltransferase family 4 protein — translation MSEALRRMLWVSLPDQRARRELYWMSRMPGTRVRAMAQQEPVGDIDWIPSTYRRPIKRFIEAGALAWVRGLDEQPAGEYDWVTSLELCSLVTGQASRWRRRARRGGAARPLQAVITWENLPDQPLYKVPPYRQALNSCRDADLLLCMVDAARDHLLANDFDDELIRVVKPGVDTELFHPADRPVEDPVVVFASPLADNKGIDRLLDAMSIVRREIPEARLKVAGRGHLEPLVREAAARPGSGVELVGSLDTAGVADLMRSAAVFATAPRPTWKWTEQLGLAYLEAQACGLPVVTTRCGTNDEAVQALNALVDDDVEALADALAGFLRDPAHRAEVGTANREHVLTHHDLATQCVAMGEAFAEIEALHSR, via the coding sequence GTGAGCGAGGCCCTGCGCCGCATGCTCTGGGTCTCGCTGCCCGACCAGCGAGCCCGGCGCGAGCTCTACTGGATGTCGCGGATGCCCGGCACCCGCGTGCGGGCCATGGCCCAGCAGGAGCCCGTGGGTGACATCGACTGGATCCCGAGCACCTACCGCCGGCCGATCAAGCGCTTCATCGAGGCCGGGGCCCTCGCCTGGGTGCGCGGCCTCGACGAGCAGCCGGCCGGCGAGTACGACTGGGTGACCTCCCTCGAGCTGTGCTCCCTCGTCACCGGACAGGCGTCCCGCTGGCGCCGGCGGGCTCGCCGCGGGGGAGCGGCCCGTCCGCTCCAGGCGGTCATCACGTGGGAGAACCTGCCCGACCAGCCGCTCTACAAGGTGCCGCCCTACCGTCAGGCGCTCAACTCCTGCCGGGACGCCGACCTCCTGCTGTGCATGGTCGACGCAGCACGCGACCACCTGCTGGCCAACGACTTCGACGACGAGCTGATCCGGGTCGTCAAGCCCGGGGTCGACACCGAGCTCTTCCACCCCGCGGACCGGCCGGTCGAGGACCCCGTCGTCGTCTTCGCCTCGCCGCTCGCGGACAACAAGGGCATCGACCGCCTCCTCGACGCCATGTCGATCGTGCGCCGCGAGATCCCCGAGGCCCGGCTCAAGGTCGCCGGCCGCGGCCACCTCGAGCCGCTCGTGCGCGAGGCGGCGGCACGCCCCGGCTCCGGCGTCGAGCTCGTCGGGTCGCTCGACACGGCCGGCGTCGCCGACCTCATGCGCTCGGCCGCGGTCTTCGCCACCGCACCCCGCCCGACGTGGAAGTGGACCGAGCAGCTGGGCCTGGCCTACCTGGAGGCCCAGGCCTGCGGGCTGCCCGTCGTGACGACCCGGTGCGGGACCAACGACGAGGCGGTGCAGGCGCTCAACGCGCTCGTCGACGACGACGTCGAGGCCCTTGCCGATGCGCTCGCGGGATTCCTGCGTGACCCCGCCCACCGGGCCGAGGTCGGCACGGCCAACCGGGAGCACGTCCTGACCCACCACGACCTGGCGACCCAGTGCGTCGCGATGGGCGAGGCCTTCGCCGAGATCGAGGCGCTGCACTCACGGTGA
- a CDS encoding glycosyltransferase family 4 protein yields the protein MTQSTTTPTQRLRVLYLSWRDRENPEAGGAETFTERTSEVLTQQGHEVTIFTAAFAGSSPRTRHGDVDVVRRGSKFSVYLHGMWHVLRHRDDYDVILDVQNGVPFWAPLVAGRTPVVNIVHHVHRDQWAAVFGAKVAHLGWFLESRVAPFVYRRSRYVTVSKSTRSELEDLGVDPGRVDLVYSGNDRPSDLDGYARLERTEVPTMLFLGRLVPHKHVEQAVDILASRAMTHPDLELHVVGGGYWEDAIAEHARARGVADRVHLHGFVEESRKHELLARAWVVVMPSHKEGWGLTIVEAGLHGTPAVAYEFAGGPSESIVHGRTGLLADSVSEFEDHVIRLVDDHALRRELGRTARLYASSFDWGRTGRRLESVIRSVLGLADRYQDDVIDLDALISSRPEGTARLAAVAS from the coding sequence ATGACCCAGAGCACGACCACCCCGACGCAGCGGCTGCGGGTGCTCTACCTGTCCTGGCGTGACCGCGAGAACCCCGAGGCGGGTGGCGCCGAGACCTTCACCGAGCGCACCTCCGAGGTGCTCACCCAGCAGGGTCACGAGGTGACGATCTTCACCGCCGCCTTCGCCGGGTCGAGCCCGCGCACTCGGCACGGTGACGTCGACGTCGTGCGTCGCGGGTCGAAGTTCAGCGTCTACCTCCACGGCATGTGGCACGTGCTGCGCCACCGCGACGACTACGACGTCATCCTCGACGTGCAGAACGGCGTGCCCTTCTGGGCCCCGCTCGTCGCCGGCCGCACCCCGGTCGTCAACATCGTCCACCACGTCCACCGGGACCAGTGGGCCGCGGTCTTCGGGGCCAAGGTCGCCCACCTGGGGTGGTTCCTCGAGTCCCGGGTCGCCCCCTTCGTCTATCGGCGCAGCCGCTACGTCACGGTCTCCAAGTCCACCCGCAGCGAGCTCGAGGACCTCGGCGTCGACCCCGGCCGCGTCGACCTCGTCTACTCCGGCAACGACCGCCCCTCCGACCTCGACGGTTATGCCCGGCTCGAGCGCACCGAGGTGCCGACGATGCTCTTCCTCGGGCGGCTCGTGCCCCACAAGCACGTCGAGCAGGCCGTCGACATCCTCGCCTCGCGGGCGATGACCCACCCCGACCTCGAGCTGCACGTCGTCGGCGGCGGCTACTGGGAGGACGCCATCGCCGAGCACGCGCGTGCCCGCGGCGTCGCCGACCGGGTCCACCTGCACGGCTTCGTCGAGGAGAGCCGCAAGCACGAGCTGCTCGCCCGCGCCTGGGTCGTCGTCATGCCCTCGCACAAGGAGGGCTGGGGCCTGACGATCGTCGAGGCCGGCCTGCACGGCACGCCCGCCGTCGCCTACGAGTTCGCCGGCGGCCCGAGCGAGTCGATCGTCCACGGCCGCACCGGCCTGCTCGCCGACTCGGTCAGCGAGTTCGAGGACCACGTCATCCGCCTCGTCGACGACCACGCGCTGCGCCGCGAGCTCGGCCGCACCGCACGGCTCTACGCGAGTTCCTTCGACTGGGGGCGCACCGGCCGACGTCTGGAGTCAGTGATCCGCTCCGTGCTCGGTCTCGCCGACCGCTACCAGGACGACGTCATCGACCTCGACGCCCTCATCTCCTCCCGCCCCGAGGGCACGGCGCGCCTGGCGGCCGTCGCCTCCTGA
- a CDS encoding glycosyltransferase family A protein, which translates to MTDRQPEETTESVTVVVPTRNNIRTIEACLRSVVEQSHPDVELIVVDNHSTDGTPQVAERLADRVITAGPERSAQRNTGIEAARGEWVLWLDSDMILPPRTIALALETARATGATGIALPERTIGEGFWTACRALERECYLDDPWLHNPRLVRREYLLGEGAFHTDMSGPEDADLRMKMRATGAGIELAPIIVDHDEGRLTVRDVMGKRYYYGRSIPAFAQEHEGAVGAQGKAVLRSYVRNHRRLLQDPVHAAGMVALRAMEAGGYALGARRGRRDRRDRAAS; encoded by the coding sequence GTGACCGACCGTCAGCCGGAGGAGACGACGGAGTCCGTCACCGTCGTCGTCCCGACCCGCAACAACATCCGCACGATCGAGGCCTGCCTGCGCTCGGTCGTCGAGCAGAGCCACCCCGACGTCGAGCTCATCGTCGTCGACAACCACAGCACCGACGGCACCCCGCAGGTCGCCGAGCGCCTCGCCGACCGGGTGATCACGGCCGGGCCGGAGCGCTCCGCGCAGCGCAACACCGGCATCGAGGCGGCGCGCGGCGAGTGGGTCCTCTGGCTCGACAGCGACATGATCCTGCCGCCCCGGACCATCGCGCTGGCCCTCGAGACCGCCCGGGCGACCGGCGCGACGGGCATCGCCCTGCCCGAGCGCACCATCGGCGAGGGCTTCTGGACCGCCTGCCGGGCCCTGGAGCGCGAGTGCTATCTCGACGACCCGTGGCTGCACAACCCCCGCCTCGTCCGGCGCGAGTACCTCCTCGGCGAGGGCGCCTTCCATACCGACATGTCCGGTCCCGAGGACGCCGACCTGCGGATGAAGATGCGCGCGACCGGCGCGGGCATCGAGCTGGCCCCGATCATCGTCGACCACGACGAGGGGCGCCTCACCGTCCGCGACGTCATGGGCAAGCGCTACTACTACGGGCGCAGCATCCCCGCCTTCGCGCAGGAGCACGAGGGCGCCGTCGGTGCCCAGGGCAAGGCCGTGCTGCGCTCCTACGTGCGCAACCACCGTCGCCTGCTGCAGGACCCGGTGCACGCCGCCGGCATGGTCGCCCTGCGCGCGATGGAGGCCGGGGGCTATGCCCTCGGCGCCCGTCGCGGTCGACGCGACCGGCGGGACCGGGCGGCGTCGTGA